One genomic region from Conexibacter woesei DSM 14684 encodes:
- a CDS encoding RNA polymerase sigma factor: protein MEHVPAAQWRGPIRRPARLLHLAGDERLVAFARDGDPGAFEVLYDRYHRQMLAFCRHMLGSREEAEDAVQHVFLAAYRDLQRSRKPVVLRPWLYAIARNRCLSVLRVRREHVPLEGAEPATDGLAAAIERREDVRELLRDLARLPEDQRAALLLSELGALDHDGIATVLGCRREKVKALVFQARSALAADREARAISCEEIRAQLATATGAALRRGPLRRHLRDCAGCSVFSDEVRRQRSLMAIALPVVPSAALKAAVMGGLGGGAAAGGSAGGGATVGGAAGGGAAGGGAAGGGAAGSGAAGGGAAGSGAAGSGALAGAASGRAGAGLGLAGGASAIVSGGGGKLAVAVALGSAVVGGSSIAVEQATDAPGPPPAAAQRANPAPSSSPSTGSTATTPSGSDVTRQAAARNRTAGAAGGRGARPIPAAATPLQRQTPQPTPSVSGPLEVAPPGGGNAPGDTRQNPPGHSGNAPGHTRQEPPGDIRGNAPDNTRQEPPGHRGESRRRGGSERIPDGRPKDPPATPPGARRRGPAAPTDRVRATPDGSAAPRPGPPPDRGAGRPPADPGGRGPGRPPADTGGRGPGRPPADTGGRGPGRPPADTGGRGAGGTPPASRAGEGAGQPSRPAPPPQPPAPAPEPAVPATPAAPAAPERGRPRG, encoded by the coding sequence GTGGAGCACGTTCCCGCAGCCCAGTGGCGCGGCCCGATCCGGCGTCCGGCCCGTCTCCTGCACCTCGCCGGCGACGAGCGGCTCGTCGCGTTCGCGCGCGACGGCGACCCCGGAGCGTTCGAGGTGCTCTACGACCGCTATCACCGCCAGATGCTTGCGTTCTGCCGGCACATGCTCGGCTCGCGCGAGGAGGCCGAGGACGCGGTGCAGCACGTGTTCCTCGCCGCCTACCGCGATCTCCAGCGCTCGCGCAAGCCGGTCGTGCTGCGGCCGTGGCTGTACGCGATCGCACGCAACCGCTGCCTGTCCGTGCTGCGCGTGCGGCGCGAGCACGTCCCGCTCGAGGGTGCCGAGCCAGCGACCGACGGGCTCGCCGCCGCGATCGAGCGTCGCGAGGACGTCCGCGAGCTGCTGCGCGACCTCGCGCGGTTGCCCGAGGACCAGCGCGCCGCTCTGCTGCTCTCCGAGCTGGGCGCGCTCGACCACGACGGGATCGCGACGGTTCTGGGCTGCCGGCGGGAGAAGGTGAAGGCGCTGGTGTTCCAAGCGCGTTCGGCGCTCGCCGCCGACAGGGAGGCGCGCGCGATCTCCTGCGAGGAGATCCGGGCACAGCTCGCGACCGCGACCGGCGCGGCGCTCCGCCGCGGCCCGCTGCGCCGTCACCTGCGCGACTGTGCCGGCTGCAGCGTCTTCAGCGACGAGGTCAGACGCCAGCGCTCGCTGATGGCGATCGCGCTGCCGGTCGTGCCGAGCGCCGCGCTGAAGGCGGCCGTCATGGGCGGGCTCGGCGGCGGCGCGGCCGCGGGCGGGTCGGCCGGTGGCGGCGCGACGGTCGGCGGTGCCGCGGGCGGCGGCGCGGCGGGCGGCGGCGCGGCGGGCGGCGGCGCGGCGGGCAGCGGCGCGGCGGGCGGCGGCGCGGCGGGCAGCGGCGCGGCGGGCAGCGGCGCGCTCGCGGGCGCGGCGAGCGGAAGAGCGGGTGCGGGGCTGGGGCTTGCCGGCGGCGCGAGCGCGATCGTCAGCGGCGGGGGCGGCAAGCTGGCGGTGGCCGTCGCGCTCGGCAGCGCGGTGGTCGGCGGCAGTTCGATCGCGGTCGAGCAGGCGACCGACGCGCCTGGACCGCCGCCGGCGGCGGCGCAGCGCGCGAACCCTGCCCCTTCGTCGTCGCCATCGACGGGATCGACCGCAACGACCCCGAGCGGCTCCGACGTAACGCGCCAGGCGGCAGCGCGGAACCGGACCGCCGGAGCAGCCGGCGGGCGCGGGGCTCGCCCCATCCCTGCAGCCGCCACGCCGCTCCAGCGGCAGACGCCGCAGCCGACGCCATCTGTCAGCGGTCCGCTGGAGGTCGCCCCGCCCGGCGGCGGCAACGCACCCGGCGACACCCGCCAGAACCCGCCCGGCCACAGCGGCAACGCACCCGGCCACACCCGCCAAGAACCGCCCGGCGACATCCGCGGCAACGCACCCGACAATACCCGCCAGGAACCGCCCGGCCACAGGGGCGAGTCGCGCCGCCGCGGTGGCTCGGAGCGGATTCCCGACGGCCGCCCGAAGGATCCCCCCGCGACGCCGCCGGGCGCACGGAGACGAGGGCCGGCGGCCCCGACCGACAGAGTTCGGGCGACGCCGGACGGCTCTGCCGCACCGCGCCCCGGCCCACCGCCCGACCGCGGCGCCGGCAGACCACCGGCCGACCCGGGCGGCAGAGGGCCCGGCAGACCGCCGGCCGACACGGGCGGCAGAGGCCCCGGCAGACCGCCGGCCGACACGGGCGGCAGAGGCCCCGGCAGACCGCCGGCCGACACGGGCGGCAGAGGCGCCGGCGGAACACCGCCGGCGTCCAGAGCGGGCGAGGGCGCCGGTCAGCCGAGCAGACCGGCTCCGCCACCGCAGCCGCCGGCTCCAGCCCCGGAACCGGCCGTTCCCGCGACCCCGGCCGCTCCCGCCGCCCCCGAGCGCGGACGTCCTCGCGGCTGA
- a CDS encoding methanogen output domain 1-containing protein, translating to MDWYLEGSTPEAVSDLRHEIVDYLRRHAAPESDLAGAQLAISELLSNVVRHAPGPAWANLDWSGERAVLAVHDLGRGFEPTTELPDDLLQAGGGRGLFIVSNVAGWMAVAAKRAGGSRVMIELPVTRVAERDFDPPRQHAEALPAREEAAPDGTFGKESFLRALVVQLAQAVEANEGPDAAAAAVAQVGADVGGRMEEEFRRVEGITGELSPMQMADLYVRLKAAIDGDFYVIEADEERIVLGNRACPFGDVVRRAPGLCRMTSSVFGGIAARNSGGASVVLEERIALGDPECRVVVWLRGAHAGEFRSAHDYGAV from the coding sequence GTGGACTGGTACCTCGAAGGCAGCACTCCGGAGGCCGTCTCTGACCTGCGTCATGAGATCGTCGACTACCTGCGCCGACACGCGGCGCCCGAGTCCGACCTCGCGGGCGCCCAGCTCGCGATATCGGAGCTGCTGAGCAACGTCGTCCGGCACGCGCCGGGACCGGCGTGGGCGAACCTCGACTGGTCCGGCGAGCGGGCGGTGCTGGCGGTCCACGACCTCGGCAGGGGCTTCGAGCCGACGACGGAGCTGCCCGACGACCTGCTGCAGGCGGGCGGCGGACGCGGCCTCTTCATCGTCTCCAACGTCGCCGGCTGGATGGCGGTGGCGGCCAAGCGCGCGGGCGGCTCGCGCGTGATGATCGAGCTGCCGGTGACGCGCGTCGCCGAGCGCGACTTCGATCCGCCGCGGCAGCACGCCGAGGCGCTGCCGGCGCGGGAGGAGGCGGCACCCGACGGCACCTTCGGCAAGGAGTCGTTCCTGCGCGCGCTCGTCGTGCAGCTCGCGCAGGCGGTCGAGGCGAACGAGGGGCCGGACGCGGCCGCCGCCGCCGTCGCGCAGGTCGGCGCCGACGTCGGCGGCCGGATGGAGGAGGAGTTCCGCCGCGTCGAGGGGATCACGGGCGAGCTGTCGCCGATGCAGATGGCCGACCTCTACGTGCGCCTGAAGGCGGCGATCGACGGCGACTTCTACGTGATCGAGGCCGACGAGGAGCGGATCGTGCTCGGCAACCGCGCCTGCCCGTTCGGCGACGTCGTGCGGCGCGCACCCGGCCTCTGCCGCATGACGTCGAGCGTCTTCGGCGGGATCGCCGCGCGCAACAGCGGCGGCGCGTCGGTCGTGCTGGAGGAGCGGATCGCGCTCGGCGACCCCGAGTGCCGCGTCGTCGTCTGGCTGCGCGGCGCGCACGCCGGCGAGTTCCGCAGCGCGCACGACTACGGCGCGGTCTGA
- a CDS encoding flavin-containing monooxygenase: MSDVVIVGAGFGGLGTAMRLRQEGIDDFTLLERAGDVGGVWRANTYPGCACDVPSPLYSFSFEPNPDWSRLFSPQPEIHAYLRRCAERHDLRRHIRFGCELTAATWDDAAQRWRLDTTQGPLTARVLVSALGPLTEPQLPDVPGLAEFPGELFHSAAWDHTVDLTGKRVAVVGTGSSAIQFVPQIQPRVGSLHLLQRTPGWVLPHVDRPTGRVQRFLLRRVPALGRLQRAAVYWGMEGLVTSLLRQAPTLRALERLARWNIRRHVADPELRRKLTPDFRLGCKRILASNTYYRALAAPNAEVLTGGVREVRGATVVAGDGSEREVDAIVLGTGYGVLGNPAYGRIRGRDGRALSEVWHDGAESYLGTTVAGFPNLFTIIGPNTGLGAGSMVYVIEAQIAYVLDALRRMRERGVASIEVRAGVQRRFNDELQQRMRGTVWTAGGCASWYLDSDGCNRTLWPGQTYDFRRRTSRVDMLQYRVRTASTPAVAAATASADEAVPS, from the coding sequence ATGAGCGACGTGGTGATCGTCGGGGCCGGCTTCGGCGGCCTCGGCACCGCGATGCGGCTGCGCCAGGAGGGGATCGACGACTTCACGCTCCTCGAGCGGGCCGGCGACGTCGGCGGCGTCTGGCGCGCGAACACGTACCCCGGCTGCGCCTGCGACGTGCCGTCGCCGCTCTACTCGTTCTCGTTCGAGCCGAACCCCGATTGGTCGCGGCTGTTCTCGCCGCAGCCGGAGATCCACGCCTACCTGCGCCGCTGCGCCGAGCGCCACGATCTGCGCCGCCACATCCGCTTCGGCTGCGAGCTGACCGCCGCGACGTGGGACGACGCGGCCCAGCGCTGGCGGCTGGACACGACGCAGGGACCGCTGACCGCGCGCGTGCTCGTCAGCGCGCTCGGCCCGCTGACCGAGCCGCAGCTGCCCGACGTCCCGGGCCTCGCCGAGTTCCCCGGCGAGCTGTTCCACTCGGCCGCCTGGGACCACACCGTCGACCTGACGGGCAAGCGCGTCGCGGTCGTCGGCACCGGCTCCTCCGCGATCCAGTTCGTCCCGCAGATCCAGCCGCGCGTCGGCTCGCTGCACCTCCTCCAGCGCACGCCCGGCTGGGTCCTCCCGCACGTCGACCGCCCGACCGGCCGCGTGCAGCGCTTCCTGCTGCGGCGCGTGCCCGCGCTCGGGCGGCTCCAGCGTGCCGCCGTCTACTGGGGGATGGAGGGCCTCGTCACGTCGCTGCTGCGGCAGGCGCCGACGCTGAGAGCGCTCGAACGGCTCGCGCGCTGGAACATCCGCCGCCACGTCGCCGACCCCGAGCTGCGGCGCAAGCTGACGCCTGACTTCCGCCTCGGCTGCAAGCGGATCCTCGCGTCCAACACGTACTACAGAGCGCTCGCGGCGCCGAACGCCGAGGTGCTGACCGGCGGCGTGCGCGAGGTGCGCGGCGCGACCGTCGTCGCCGGTGACGGCAGCGAGCGCGAGGTCGACGCGATCGTGCTCGGGACCGGCTACGGCGTGCTCGGCAACCCCGCCTACGGGCGGATCCGCGGCCGCGACGGCCGCGCGCTGAGCGAGGTCTGGCACGACGGCGCCGAGTCGTACCTCGGCACGACCGTCGCCGGCTTCCCCAACCTCTTCACGATCATCGGCCCCAACACCGGTCTCGGCGCCGGCTCGATGGTCTACGTGATCGAGGCGCAGATCGCGTACGTGCTCGACGCGCTCAGACGGATGCGCGAGCGCGGCGTCGCGTCGATCGAGGTCCGCGCCGGCGTGCAGCGGCGCTTCAACGACGAGCTGCAGCAGCGGATGCGGGGGACGGTCTGGACTGCCGGCGGCTGCGCCAGCTGGTACCTCGACTCCGACGGCTGCAACCGCACGCTGTGGCCGGGGCAGACGTATGACTTCCGCCGCCGCACGAGCCGCGTCGACATGCTCCAGTACCGGGTGCGGACAGCTTCCACTCCCGCTGTCGCCGCCGCCACTGCCTCGGCCGACGAGGCGGTGCCGTCATGA
- a CDS encoding universal stress protein, which yields MTTILTGVDDDPAARDAVVLARALAGENGAELLAAAVQVEPRVPLPRSLRPAGPSREELERIVAAVCADCAPHARTVTVKERSAAHALRDLAEREQARLVVLGSSRHAPDGEAFAGRTVRQVLHEAPCAVALAARGLAGGVAAAPADAASAPGAAAAPAASAFTLRRIVVGTDGSPESVAAVAAARALAETSGAALHVVAVADEQLAVRRAPLGEVLELAEWDELVARRRQHAEQALAAALDAAGEEAGGEVLVGDPPEQLAAAAAGADLLVVGSRHWGARSRVVIGSTSEELLRGAPCSLLLVPRPHDEADATAAQA from the coding sequence ATGACGACGATCCTGACGGGCGTCGACGACGATCCCGCCGCCCGCGACGCGGTCGTGCTCGCGCGTGCGCTGGCGGGCGAGAACGGGGCGGAGCTGCTGGCCGCCGCCGTCCAGGTCGAGCCGCGCGTCCCGCTGCCGCGGTCGCTGCGTCCCGCGGGCCCCTCGCGCGAGGAGCTGGAGCGGATCGTCGCCGCGGTCTGCGCTGACTGCGCGCCGCACGCGCGCACCGTGACGGTGAAGGAGCGCTCCGCCGCGCACGCGCTGCGTGACCTCGCCGAGCGCGAGCAGGCGCGGCTCGTCGTGCTCGGTTCCTCCCGCCACGCCCCGGACGGCGAGGCGTTCGCCGGACGGACCGTCCGGCAGGTGCTGCACGAGGCGCCGTGCGCCGTCGCGCTCGCCGCGCGCGGGCTGGCCGGCGGCGTGGCCGCCGCGCCCGCCGACGCCGCCTCGGCGCCTGGCGCGGCCGCCGCCCCCGCCGCGTCCGCGTTCACGCTGCGGCGGATCGTCGTCGGCACGGACGGATCGCCGGAGTCGGTCGCCGCGGTCGCCGCGGCGCGGGCGCTCGCGGAGACGAGCGGCGCCGCGCTGCACGTCGTCGCGGTCGCCGACGAGCAGCTCGCCGTCCGCCGCGCGCCGCTCGGCGAGGTGCTGGAGCTGGCCGAGTGGGACGAGCTGGTCGCGCGGCGCAGACAGCACGCCGAGCAGGCGCTCGCGGCCGCGCTCGACGCGGCGGGCGAGGAGGCGGGCGGAGAGGTGCTCGTCGGCGACCCGCCGGAGCAGCTGGCGGCGGCCGCGGCCGGCGCGGACCTGCTCGTCGTCGGATCGCGCCACTGGGGCGCGCGCTCGCGGGTCGTGATCGGCAGCACCTCGGAGGAGCTGCTGCGCGGCGCGCCGTGCTCGCTGCTGCTCGTCCCGCGCCCGCACGACGAAGCGGACGCGACGGCCGCGCAGGCGTGA
- a CDS encoding MerR family transcriptional regulator, which produces MPAARRPRADHGSEEELTIEQLSERTGLTPRNIRAYRTQRLLPPPVVRGGTGYYGREHVERIERIRQLRAEGFNLTAIQRLLDDTPASGDGAREFQRLVSVAYDAEPPRTVEAAELFAQLGDQLTPALVQRAIELGAVRALPDGRFELPTPALLDAAAELTDRGIPLEPVMPVFELVQRECETIADAFLDTFVERVWQHFQEAGYPRARWDEIAETVERLRPTASKAVLAIFQSTIDEAIERRFGDELAQLAERA; this is translated from the coding sequence ATGCCCGCCGCCCGCCGCCCCCGTGCCGACCACGGCTCCGAGGAGGAGCTGACGATCGAGCAGCTGTCGGAGCGGACCGGGCTGACGCCGCGCAACATCCGCGCGTACCGCACGCAGCGGCTGCTGCCGCCGCCGGTCGTCAGAGGCGGCACCGGCTACTACGGCCGCGAGCACGTCGAGCGGATCGAGCGGATCAGACAGCTGCGCGCGGAGGGCTTCAACCTGACCGCGATCCAGCGGCTGCTCGACGACACGCCGGCATCCGGCGACGGCGCGCGCGAGTTCCAGCGGCTCGTCAGCGTCGCCTACGACGCCGAGCCGCCGCGCACGGTCGAGGCGGCGGAGCTGTTCGCGCAGCTCGGCGACCAGCTGACGCCCGCGCTCGTCCAGCGCGCGATCGAGCTGGGCGCCGTGCGCGCGCTGCCCGACGGCAGATTCGAGCTGCCGACCCCCGCGCTGCTCGACGCCGCTGCCGAGCTGACCGACCGCGGCATCCCGCTGGAGCCGGTGATGCCCGTCTTCGAGCTGGTGCAGAGAGAGTGCGAGACGATCGCCGACGCCTTCCTCGACACGTTCGTCGAGCGCGTCTGGCAGCACTTCCAGGAGGCCGGCTACCCGCGCGCCCGCTGGGACGAGATCGCCGAGACCGTCGAGCGGCTGCGCCCGACGGCCTCCAAGGCCGTGCTCGCGATCTTCCAGAGCACGATCGACGAAGCGATCGAACGGCGCTTCGGCGACGAGCTGGCCCAGCTCGCCGAGCGCGCGTAG
- the speB gene encoding agmatinase → MIDPLSRWAQYGEKPDYAGLLTFAGQPYTEDPAELAGVDVAVIGAPTDDLVSDRPGTRFGPRAIRAASCPPGPHLEAGIDAFSVLRVVDYGDAPVLPADAARSAEAIERTVGEALAAGAIPVVLGGDHSIAEADVRACAAVHGPLGLVHFDTHTDTGREVFGVPRSHGTPMYRLVEDGHVDGSRYVQIGLRGYWPGDDEFGWQREHGITSLFMHEIRDRGIASIVDRAVEVLGDGPTFLTVDVDVLDPAFAPGTGTPEPGGMTPADLLWACRTLAHRLRLVGMDVVEVIPTGVGSADVTALVAERIVRETLTGIAQRRRDG, encoded by the coding sequence ATGATCGATCCACTCTCACGTTGGGCGCAGTACGGCGAGAAGCCGGACTACGCGGGGCTGCTGACGTTCGCCGGGCAGCCGTACACCGAGGATCCGGCGGAGCTGGCCGGCGTCGACGTGGCGGTGATCGGCGCACCGACCGACGACCTCGTCTCCGACCGGCCGGGCACGCGTTTCGGCCCGCGCGCGATCCGCGCGGCGAGCTGCCCGCCCGGTCCGCACCTGGAGGCGGGGATCGACGCGTTCTCCGTGCTGCGCGTCGTCGACTACGGCGACGCGCCGGTGCTGCCGGCCGACGCGGCGCGCTCGGCGGAGGCGATCGAGCGGACGGTGGGGGAGGCGCTGGCGGCGGGCGCGATCCCGGTCGTGCTCGGCGGCGACCACTCGATCGCGGAGGCGGACGTGCGCGCCTGCGCGGCGGTCCACGGTCCGCTCGGGCTCGTCCACTTCGACACGCACACGGACACGGGCAGAGAGGTCTTCGGCGTCCCCCGCTCGCACGGCACGCCGATGTACCGGCTGGTCGAGGACGGCCACGTCGACGGCTCGCGCTACGTGCAGATCGGCCTGCGCGGCTACTGGCCTGGCGACGACGAGTTCGGCTGGCAGCGCGAGCACGGGATCACGTCGCTGTTCATGCACGAGATCCGCGACCGCGGGATCGCTTCGATCGTCGACCGCGCGGTCGAGGTGCTCGGCGACGGGCCGACGTTCCTGACCGTCGACGTCGACGTGCTCGACCCGGCGTTCGCGCCCGGGACGGGGACGCCGGAGCCGGGCGGGATGACGCCCGCCGACCTGCTGTGGGCGTGCCGCACGCTCGCGCACCGCCTGCGGCTCGTCGGGATGGACGTCGTCGAGGTGATCCCGACCGGCGTCGGCTCCGCCGACGTCACCGCGCTCGTCGCCGAGCGGATCGTGCGCGAGACCTTGACCGGCATCGCGCAGCGGCGGCGCGACGGCTGA
- a CDS encoding choice-of-anchor D domain-containing protein, translating to MTPRSLRRAVRIGVACTALSAFAPVAAPASTWTVDDDRIQCPNAAFGSIQAAVDQAAPWDTLVICDGTYEEQSTPASGAGSPSQPGSLNGLTITKPLTLKGAGAAKVTIRPSSSLTTLAGSAPYLRDGGGNVVTVSRQSRDATDRNTMFVDISGVTITSGTTYAEAGVAFFNASGAIRDSVVGPLVRAADAGELAARPHGWGVVVANSQQGAEAGPRREVAIERSRVFGYQSGGVLFDDARGPDGAPETLQRSGIVSYGYVRDSSVEGSGPDALIPQTGVRYHAGQRGAISGSVIAGNSYTPDLRSSAGVLLTDAETGTDPANPVQRAFSISDSSLTGNGYGLFNANAANDAVRHGAPAAASLGVTGSEVFWGCTTGPVIGVPSGATCQGASGSDAGGAASVQLGFVRRVAPPFAAVPGATADDAPTARFGEPSGGTIAVGEPLDPVVVARDDFGVRSVAVTFDGDPLGRLASAPYEFSTGWTPDYADIDAVVEVAATVVDSAGQETVVTEEVVVVPPAGYEPIALDTLDAAFGAVLLGEGAERTVTIANSGGNPLTLGPLDVAGAGFAVAGGSCAAGAVLEVGDTCTLVARFAPAVAGAASGTLTVSYDALGGGDPAVVALSGAGVEPPPVERREPVVVLDPPARPVTPVAPAPTAAPRVTGSATVGGTLTCAPGRWSGAPTSLAYQWLRDGAPIAGASAATYRLVRADTGARVSCRVLAANAAGVGGPALAPGVLVSLPRRTTRSAIVAQAGAAIATFPRIAVVGGDGRVGVVRVACMRTSGCTLKLTGRLAIGRSSARVALTREVAGGRSALLTLRLGARARRALASRGRGTLALALVAGDGARATATVRVTER from the coding sequence TTGACTCCACGATCTCTCCGCCGCGCGGTGCGCATCGGGGTCGCCTGCACGGCGCTCTCCGCATTCGCTCCGGTCGCCGCGCCGGCCTCGACCTGGACAGTCGACGACGACAGAATCCAGTGCCCGAACGCCGCGTTCGGCTCGATCCAGGCGGCGGTCGACCAGGCCGCACCCTGGGACACCCTCGTCATCTGCGACGGCACCTACGAGGAGCAGTCGACGCCGGCCTCCGGCGCCGGCTCGCCGTCGCAGCCCGGCTCCCTCAACGGGCTGACGATCACCAAGCCGCTGACGTTGAAGGGCGCCGGCGCGGCGAAGGTGACGATCCGCCCGAGCAGCTCGCTGACGACGCTCGCCGGCAGCGCGCCGTACCTGCGCGACGGCGGCGGCAACGTCGTCACGGTCTCGCGCCAGTCGCGCGACGCGACCGACAGAAACACCATGTTCGTCGACATCTCAGGCGTCACGATCACGTCCGGCACGACGTACGCCGAGGCCGGCGTCGCGTTCTTCAACGCCTCCGGCGCGATCCGCGACAGCGTCGTCGGCCCGCTTGTGCGCGCCGCCGACGCCGGCGAGCTGGCAGCCAGACCGCACGGCTGGGGCGTCGTCGTCGCCAACAGCCAGCAGGGCGCCGAGGCCGGCCCGCGACGCGAGGTCGCGATCGAGCGCAGCCGCGTCTTCGGCTACCAGTCCGGCGGCGTCCTCTTCGACGACGCGCGCGGACCCGACGGCGCGCCCGAGACGTTGCAGCGCTCCGGCATCGTCTCCTACGGCTACGTGCGCGACAGCAGCGTCGAGGGCAGCGGGCCCGACGCGCTGATCCCGCAGACCGGCGTCCGCTACCACGCCGGCCAGCGCGGGGCGATCAGCGGCAGCGTGATCGCCGGCAACAGTTACACGCCCGACCTGCGCAGCTCGGCCGGCGTGCTGCTGACCGACGCGGAGACCGGGACCGACCCCGCCAACCCGGTCCAGCGGGCGTTCAGCATCTCCGACAGCTCGCTGACGGGCAACGGCTACGGCCTCTTCAACGCGAACGCGGCGAACGACGCCGTGCGCCACGGCGCGCCCGCCGCCGCTTCGCTCGGCGTGACTGGGAGCGAGGTCTTCTGGGGCTGCACGACCGGTCCGGTGATCGGCGTGCCGAGCGGCGCGACCTGCCAGGGCGCCTCCGGCAGCGACGCGGGCGGCGCCGCGAGCGTGCAGCTCGGCTTCGTGCGCAGAGTCGCGCCGCCGTTCGCCGCCGTGCCGGGCGCGACCGCCGACGACGCGCCGACGGCGCGCTTCGGCGAGCCGTCGGGCGGCACGATCGCGGTCGGCGAGCCGCTCGACCCGGTCGTCGTCGCGCGTGACGACTTCGGCGTCAGATCGGTCGCCGTGACGTTCGACGGCGACCCGCTCGGCAGACTCGCCAGCGCGCCGTACGAGTTCTCGACCGGCTGGACGCCGGACTACGCCGACATCGATGCCGTCGTGGAGGTCGCAGCGACGGTGGTCGACTCGGCCGGGCAGGAGACGGTCGTGACCGAGGAGGTCGTCGTCGTGCCGCCCGCAGGCTACGAGCCGATCGCGCTCGACACGCTCGACGCGGCGTTCGGCGCGGTCCTGCTCGGGGAGGGCGCGGAGCGGACCGTCACGATCGCCAACAGCGGCGGAAACCCGCTGACGCTCGGCCCGCTCGACGTCGCGGGCGCCGGCTTCGCGGTCGCCGGCGGCAGCTGCGCAGCCGGCGCGGTGCTGGAGGTCGGCGATACGTGCACGCTGGTCGCGCGCTTCGCCCCGGCCGTCGCCGGCGCGGCGAGCGGCACGTTGACGGTCTCCTACGACGCGCTCGGCGGCGGCGACCCGGCCGTCGTCGCGCTGAGCGGCGCGGGCGTCGAGCCGCCGCCCGTGGAGAGAAGAGAGCCGGTCGTCGTGCTGGATCCGCCGGCGCGGCCCGTCACGCCGGTCGCACCGGCCCCCACCGCCGCGCCGCGCGTCACCGGCAGCGCGACGGTCGGCGGCACGCTGACGTGCGCGCCAGGCAGGTGGAGCGGCGCGCCGACGTCGTTGGCGTACCAGTGGCTGCGCGACGGCGCCCCGATCGCCGGGGCGAGCGCGGCGACGTACCGGCTCGTGCGGGCCGACACGGGCGCGCGCGTGAGCTGCCGCGTGCTCGCGGCGAACGCGGCCGGCGTCGGCGGCCCCGCGCTCGCGCCCGGCGTGCTCGTCTCGCTGCCGCGGCGGACGACGAGATCGGCGATCGTCGCGCAGGCCGGCGCGGCGATCGCGACCTTCCCGCGGATCGCCGTCGTCGGCGGCGACGGCCGCGTCGGGGTCGTGCGCGTGGCGTGCATGCGGACGAGCGGCTGCACGCTGAAGCTCACCGGCCGGCTGGCGATCGGCAGGTCGAGCGCACGCGTCGCGCTGACGCGCGAGGTCGCCGGCGGCAGATCGGCCCTGCTGACGCTCCGGCTCGGCGCCAGAGCGCGCAGAGCGCTCGCGTCCCGCGGCCGCGGGACGCTCGCGCTGGCGCTCGTCGCCGGCGACGGCGCCAGAGCGACCGCGACGGTGCGCGTGACGGAGCGGTAG
- a CDS encoding cupin domain-containing protein, protein MDPLNVDDVRTVALTSSTGEAAWTGGFFAYGGDGAERSTVIYFAVPPGKRLGRHTDTAEETQFFLGGSGELLRDEGSTPVRAGDVVVLPEGTAHDLLNTGSEDLRVVGFFAAPKVQQHWSTERWAPDDSAVTGSPNA, encoded by the coding sequence ATGGACCCGCTCAACGTCGACGACGTCAGAACCGTCGCGCTCACCTCCTCGACCGGCGAGGCCGCCTGGACGGGCGGTTTCTTCGCGTACGGCGGCGACGGTGCGGAGCGGTCGACGGTGATCTACTTCGCGGTGCCGCCGGGCAAGCGGCTCGGCCGCCACACCGACACCGCCGAGGAGACGCAGTTCTTCCTCGGCGGCAGCGGCGAGCTGCTGCGCGACGAGGGCTCCACGCCGGTCCGCGCCGGCGACGTCGTCGTGCTGCCGGAGGGGACGGCTCATGACCTCCTCAACACGGGCAGCGAGGACCTTCGCGTGGTCGGCTTCTTCGCCGCGCCGAAGGTGCAGCAGCACTGGTCGACCGAGCGTTGGGCGCCCGACGACTCCGCGGTCACCGGCAGCCCGAACGCCTGA
- a CDS encoding helix-turn-helix transcriptional regulator gives MQRPGTVRERTRLYHDAVRIVETEYASDLELDDIARRVASSRRQLQRAYAEIGETTFRAHLTHVRMQRAAELLVQTRQPVRDVALRVGYRQSAQFAKTFRRYLGAAPAAYRMRERVRAA, from the coding sequence ATGCAACGCCCCGGAACGGTCCGCGAGCGCACGCGGCTCTACCACGACGCGGTGCGGATCGTCGAGACCGAGTACGCCTCCGACCTCGAGCTCGACGACATCGCCCGACGCGTGGCGTCCTCGCGACGCCAGCTGCAGCGCGCCTACGCCGAGATCGGCGAGACGACCTTCCGCGCTCACCTCACGCACGTCCGCATGCAGCGCGCGGCCGAGCTGCTGGTGCAGACGCGGCAGCCGGTGCGAGACGTCGCGCTGCGCGTCGGCTACCGCCAGTCGGCGCAGTTCGCCAAGACGTTCCGCCGCTACCTCGGCGCCGCTCCCGCCGCCTACCGCATGCGGGAGCGCGTCCGAGCGGCGTAG